The following proteins are co-located in the Komagataeibacter sp. FNDCF1 genome:
- a CDS encoding type II toxin-antitoxin system ParD family antitoxin: MSTIERMTITVPSEMAAILRQSVDGGEYASTSEVVREALREWMRRRDTDRRDLDTLREAIRLGDESGSSIPAETVFAELRDMIARRRSQG; the protein is encoded by the coding sequence ATGTCCACAATCGAACGTATGACCATCACCGTGCCGTCCGAAATGGCCGCGATCCTGCGCCAGTCCGTCGACGGCGGTGAATATGCCTCGACCAGCGAGGTGGTGCGCGAGGCGTTGCGCGAATGGATGCGCCGGCGCGATACCGACCGTCGTGATCTCGACACCTTGCGCGAGGCGATCCGGCTTGGTGACGAGAGCGGGTCGAGCATCCCGGCCGAAACCGTCTTCGCCGAATTGCGGGATATGATCGCCCGCCGCCGTTCGCAGGGATGA
- a CDS encoding type II toxin-antitoxin system ParD family antitoxin encodes MASMNVSVPDPMRDWVQRRIDSGQYASVSDYVRDLIRRDQTQAEERQALVEALVQGERSGVSKRTIPDILAAMKTAHDGTDA; translated from the coding sequence ATGGCTTCCATGAATGTATCCGTGCCGGATCCGATGCGTGATTGGGTTCAGCGCCGTATCGACAGTGGGCAATATGCAAGCGTCAGCGATTACGTGCGCGACCTGATCCGGCGCGACCAGACACAGGCCGAGGAACGGCAGGCGCTGGTCGAGGCCCTGGTCCAGGGCGAACGGAGCGGTGTCAGCAAGCGTACGATCCCTGACATCCTCGCCGCGATGAAGACGGCCCACGACGGGACGGATGCCTAG